In Longimicrobiales bacterium, a single window of DNA contains:
- a CDS encoding CopD family protein, whose amino-acid sequence MAGAFSALTGWVLFAGLALTTGATLARWVILPRVHSGEDPSPEWLRLNTAQLASAAALLLPLAMGLYFVRQLQDFRDPFAPWTEDARLLLGATAWGRVWMWATAGSVLSVIALFAARAGKQAGWWAATPILFALGAFPGLTGHAAGEENLRALALVADAMHVWAAGGWMGGLAVVFYLDRTWRRESPDATSLLPALVPVFSLVAMASVGTLALTGTFAAWLHLPSIGSLFSTNYGRTLLLKLGLVGIVLALGGLNYKVLTPRLGTRQGNEQMRKAAAFELLVAQAVLLVTALLVRMSPMDH is encoded by the coding sequence GTGGCTGGAGCCTTCAGCGCGCTTACGGGGTGGGTCCTGTTCGCGGGGCTCGCCCTCACGACCGGAGCAACTCTGGCGCGCTGGGTCATTTTGCCCAGAGTCCATTCGGGGGAGGACCCCTCCCCCGAATGGCTCAGGCTCAACACGGCGCAGCTCGCGTCTGCTGCCGCGCTTCTGCTCCCGCTCGCGATGGGCCTCTACTTCGTCCGGCAGCTTCAGGACTTCAGAGATCCTTTTGCGCCCTGGACCGAGGACGCCCGGCTACTGCTGGGTGCCACAGCTTGGGGACGTGTTTGGATGTGGGCGACCGCAGGCTCGGTCCTGTCCGTCATTGCACTTTTCGCCGCGAGAGCCGGGAAACAAGCAGGTTGGTGGGCGGCGACTCCGATCCTGTTCGCTCTGGGCGCGTTCCCAGGCCTCACGGGCCATGCGGCGGGGGAGGAGAATCTGAGGGCGCTCGCCCTAGTCGCGGATGCGATGCACGTGTGGGCAGCCGGCGGCTGGATGGGCGGATTGGCGGTGGTCTTCTACCTGGATCGGACGTGGCGGCGAGAGTCACCGGACGCGACGTCCCTACTGCCAGCCCTCGTGCCGGTTTTTTCGCTCGTGGCCATGGCCAGCGTCGGCACTCTCGCGCTGACTGGAACGTTCGCGGCATGGCTCCACCTGCCGTCGATAGGCTCGCTCTTCTCGACCAACTACGGACGCACACTCCTGCTGAAGCTAGGGCTAGTCGGGATCGTGCTCGCGTTGGGCGGGCTGAACTACAAGGTGCTCACACCTCGACTGGGGACCCGTCAGGGCAACGAGCAGATGCGCAAAGCGGCGGCCTTCGAGCTGCTCGTCGCTCAGGCCGTGCTCCTCGTTACCGCACTGTTGGTGCGCATGTCACCGATGGACCACTGA
- a CDS encoding copper resistance protein CopC: MKKTFKGLLTTALLVGGLAAATSPVSESEIHFALSKSAPVADASAENVTEIRLWFTEAPSEGTTSIRLLDADEEPIHTMDIQQDAEDERVFSVATHGALPAGSYSVAWRGMGADGHVVRETFAFTVTGQ, from the coding sequence ATGAAGAAGACATTCAAAGGCCTGCTGACAACAGCACTCCTGGTAGGCGGGCTCGCTGCCGCTACGAGTCCCGTTTCCGAGAGCGAGATCCACTTCGCGCTCAGCAAGTCGGCGCCGGTTGCCGACGCGAGCGCAGAGAACGTCACCGAGATCCGCCTGTGGTTCACCGAAGCACCCTCGGAAGGCACGACGTCCATCAGGCTTCTCGATGCCGACGAAGAGCCCATCCACACCATGGACATCCAGCAGGACGCCGAAGACGAGCGTGTGTTCTCCGTCGCTACGCACGGTGCCCTTCCGGCTGGGAGCTACTCCGTCGCATGGAGAGGCATGGGCGCCGACGGGCACGTGGTGCGTGAGACCTTCGCGTTCACGGTGACCGGCCAGTAA
- a CDS encoding copper resistance protein B, with protein MRRGCVAAGFLCAFMVASFLTAPEHVSAQEMGNAIFHHSMLDVDAASSAGSTVGRWNASGWIGTDFDRLWWSTSGEGAESELDEFETMLLYGHYARRFWDIVVGYRHDFKPTSQGYLTVGLMGLAPYWFEVGLFGFVSDSGKPSLRLDAENDLYLTQRLVLTLEGEVDWLLTADDELDLAAGIASLGLGLRTRYEIRRKFAPYVDLTWVREKDLRTPVPGGIELNGLRIGAGLRLIY; from the coding sequence ATGAGGCGTGGATGCGTGGCGGCCGGGTTTCTGTGCGCCTTTATGGTCGCATCATTCCTGACCGCACCGGAGCACGTCTCCGCGCAGGAAATGGGCAACGCGATTTTCCACCACTCGATGCTGGACGTGGATGCCGCATCTTCCGCAGGATCAACCGTAGGTCGGTGGAATGCGTCTGGCTGGATCGGGACGGACTTCGACCGGCTCTGGTGGAGCACATCAGGCGAGGGCGCGGAGAGCGAACTCGACGAATTCGAGACAATGCTCCTCTATGGCCACTATGCCCGCCGTTTTTGGGACATCGTCGTAGGATACCGTCACGATTTTAAGCCCACATCCCAGGGGTATCTGACGGTCGGGCTCATGGGCCTTGCTCCTTACTGGTTCGAGGTCGGCCTCTTCGGGTTCGTGAGCGACAGCGGCAAGCCGAGCCTCCGGCTGGACGCTGAAAACGATCTCTATCTGACACAGCGCCTCGTGCTCACACTCGAAGGCGAGGTCGACTGGTTGCTCACTGCAGACGACGAATTGGACCTGGCCGCCGGCATCGCTTCGTTGGGACTGGGCCTGCGTACTCGCTACGAAATTCGCCGCAAATTCGCGCCCTACGTGGATCTCACTTGGGTCAGGGAGAAGGACCTCAGGACACCCGTGCCCGGAGGCATCGAGTTGAACGGCCTCCGAATAGGCGCAGGACTACGATTGATCTATTAG